Proteins from one Oryza sativa Japonica Group chromosome 12, ASM3414082v1 genomic window:
- the LOC4352045 gene encoding wound-induced basic protein, protein MIYDVNSPLFRSFLSQKGGASSDKRKMEEQKPKEQRPKASENKPVMNE, encoded by the exons ATGATCTACGACGTGAACTCCCCTCTCTTCCGCTCCTTCCTCAGCCAGAAGGGCGGCGCCTCCTCCGACAAGAG GAAAATGGAAGAGCAAAAGCCAAAGGAGCAGAGGCCCAAGGCCAGTGAGAACAAGCCTGTGATGAATGAATGA
- the LOC4352047 gene encoding uncharacterized protein — MGLRSKQPKALAFRCYAASHRSLTLAVWSLAALVVVVNFHLLIIHKEDESTSIHEINRSIVSELEEVEEEKFRVSPPRSRRNPRAVRRKGEQKPPSVVDEFLDESSAVHDMFFPERNMAIDPINGGNDSMYFYYPGRVWLDTDGNPIQAHGGGVLYDEKTETYFWYGENKDGKTYKAHSKGADRVDIVGVSCYSSKDLWTWRNEGVVLRGEKKNVTHDLHKSNVLERPKVIYNDRTGKYVMWMHIDDTNYTKASVGVAISDSPTGPFSYLYSKQPHDCESRDMTIFKDDNGKAYLIYSSEDNSELHIGQLTDDYLDVTDNMRRLLIAQHREAPALFKYEGTYYMITSGCTGWAPNTALAHAATAIMGPWETLGNPCVGGNDIFRSTTFFSQSTFVLPIPGLSGSFIFMADRWSPSELRDSRYVWLPLTVGGLPDEAADYSFMFPLWSRVSIYWHRRWRLPEGWRDS; from the exons ATGGGTTTGAGGAGCAAGCAGCCAAAAGCATTAGCTTTCCGCTGCTATGCGGCGAGCCACCGATCTCTAACTCTTGCAGTGTGGAGCCTTGCAGCACTGGTAGTAGTTGTGAATTTCCATCTTCTTATCATACATAAGGAGGATGAGAGCACCAGCATACATGAGATCAATCGGTCAATTGTAAGCGAGCTGGAGGAGGTTGAGGAGGAAAAGTTCCGGGTATCGCCTCCCCGGAGCCGGAGGAATCCCCGGGCTGTGCGGCGCAAGGGGGAGCAGAAGCCACCTTCTGTAGTGGATGAGTTCTTGGATGAGTCTTCTGCGGTGCACGACATGTTCTTTCCAGAACGCAACATGGCTATAGATCCAATCAATGGTGGGAATGACAGCATGTACTTCTACTACCCAGGGAGAGTTTGGCTTGACACTGATGGTAATCCAATCCAAGCTCATGGAGGAGGTGTACTGTACGATGAGAAAACCGAGACCTATTTCTGGTATGGGGAGAATAAGGATGGCAAAACATACAAAGCTCACAGCAAGGGAGCTGATCGG GTTGACATTGTGGGAGTAAGTTGCTATTCATCAAAGGACCTGTGGACGTGGAGAAATGAAGGAGTTGTTCTCCGAGGTGAGAAAAAGAATGTGACACATGATCTCCATAAATCCAATGTCCTGGAGAGACCCAAAGTTATATATAATGATCGGACTGGCAAATATGTTATGTGGATGCACATAGACGATACAAATTACACCAAAGCATCAGTTGGTGTGGCCATCAGTGACTCTCCCACAGGCCCATTCAGTTACCTGTACAGCAAGCAGCCACATGACTGTGAAAGTAGAGACATGACCATCTTCAAGGATGACAATGGGAAGGCCTACCTGATATATTCTTCTGAGGACAACAGCGAGCTCCACATTGGTCAGTTAACTGATGACTACCTTGATGTAACTGATAATATGCGAAGGCTTCTCATTGCACAACATCGAGAAGCTCCTGCGCTTTTCAAGTATGAGGGCACCTACTACATGATAACCTCTGGTTGCACTGGCTGGGCACCAAACACTGCACTAGCTCATGCGGCGACAGCAATAATGGGACCTTGGGAGACGCTGGgaaatccttgtgtgggaggGAATGACATATTCAGATCAACAACATTCTTCTCCCAGAGTACATTTGTGTTGCCGATTCCAGGACTGTCAGGTTCATTCATCTTCATGGCTGATCGGTGGAGCCCATCCGAGCTGAGAGATTCGCGATATGTATGGCTGCCTTTGACAGTAGGTGGACTACCTGATGAGGCTGCAGATTACAGCTTCATGTTCCCTCTTTGGTCCCGGGTGTCGATTTACTGGCACAGACGGTGGCGGCTCCCTGAGGGGTGGAGGGACTCCTGA
- the LOC4352048 gene encoding small ribosomal subunit protein eS1-like, giving the protein MAVGKNKRISKGKKGSKKKTVDPFAKKDWYDIKAPSVFNVRNVGKTLVSRTQGTKIASEGLKHRVFEVSLADLQNDEDQAYRKIRLRAEDVQGKNVLTNFWGMSFTTDKLRSLVKKWQTLIEAHVDVKTTDNYMLRLFCIGFTKRRPNQVKRTCYAQASQIRQIRRKMVEIMVNQASSCDLKELVSKFIPEVIGKEIEKATSSIFPLQNVFVRKVKILKAPKFDLGKLMEVHGDYKEDVGTKLERPAEDEVVVGQEVTAE; this is encoded by the exons ATGGCCGTCGGCAAGAACAAGCGGATctcgaaggggaagaagggatcCAAGAAGAAGAC CGTCGATCCTTTTGCGAAGAAGGATTGGTATGATATCAAGGCCCCGTCGGTGTTCAACGTGAGAAACGTCGGGAAGACGCTCGTGTCCAGGACACAGGGCACAAAG ATTGCTTCAGAGGGCCTCAAGCACCGTGTGTTTGAGGTCTCCTTGGCTGATCTTCAGAACGATGAGGATCAGGCGTACCGTAAGATCAGACTACGTGCCGAGGATGTGCAGGGGAAAAATGTTCTTACAAACTTCTGG GGCATGAGTTTCACGACCGACAAGCTCAGATCATTGGTCAAGAAATGGCAGACGCTAATAGAGGCTCATGTGGATGTAAAGACCACTGATAACTACATGCTGCGTCTCTTCTGCATTGGCTTCACCAAGAGGAGGCCAAATCAAGTCAAACGGACATGCTATGCTCAAGCAAGCCAGATTCGACAG ATCCGTCGCAAGATGGTGGAGATCATGGTGAACCAGGCATCATCCTGTGATCTCAAGGAGCTGGTGTCAAAATTCATTCCTGAGGTGATTGGGAAGGAAATCGAGAAGGCCACATCAAGCATCTTCCCGCTTCAGAATGTGTTTGTGCGCAAAGTCAAGATCCTCAAGGCCCCAAAATTTGACCTGGGCAAGCTTATGGAG GTTCATGGAGATTACAAGGAGGACGTTGGGACGAAGCTCGAGAGGCCTGCAGAAGATGAGGTCGTGGTAGGACAGGAGGTCACTGCCGAGTAG